GGCACACAGCGGCACACCGCTGCACACAGCGAGAAGGGACGTGTTCCATGAAGCACACCGCACCCGAGGGCTACACCAGCGTCGCGCCGTGGGTGGTCACCGATGACACGGGCGCACTGCTCGACTTCGTCACCGCGGCCTTCGACGGTGAGGAGCTCGCCCGGGTGACCGTCGAGGACGGCACCGTCGGACACGGCGAGATCCGGGTCGGTGACACGGTGGTGCTGGCCTTCGACCGACGCCCCGACTGGCCGGTGATGCCCTCGCTGCTGAGGATCTACGTGCCGGACGCCGACGCCGCGATGGCCGCCGCCGTCGCGCACGGCGCGCAGGTGGTCACCGACGTGGTCGACAGCGCGTGGGGAGATCGAGGGGGCAGGGTCCGGGACCCGTTCGGCAACATCTGGTGGGTGGTGAGCCACGTCGAGGACGTCGCCGCCGACCTGGCCTGGCAGCGTCTGTCGCAGCCGCGATACGCGCAGGCGATGCGCGTCGCCCAGGAGACCCTGGACGCCGCGCTGAGCGGCCGGGAGCGTGGCACGGCCAGCGCCCCGCTGCGCCCGTCCCACTGAGCGGCGCCCCGGGAGGCGGGCCGTGCCGGAGCCACGGGTCGCGAGGGGGGGCACAGCGCAAGCCCCGTCGTCTCACAGCACTGCGATGCCCAGTGGCCGTTCGCCCACCGGCAGGCGCTTCACCCGGCCCGTGCCGGTGTCGACGACGCTCAGGCCGTCCCAGTAGCCGTCCCGGGTGAAACCGCCGGTGACGTAGGCCGTGCGGCCGTCCGCCGAGGGGACGACGGACTCGTGCGGGCCGTCCAGGGGGATGACCCGCTCGGCCCCGTCGGGCCCGCGCACGGTCAGGGACGGGCCGTCGTCCTCGGACGGGTCGATCGGGCCGGTGCCCACGGCGTAGAGCGTGCCGTCGTCACCGACCGCCACCCCGTGCTGGTGGGTGTCGGCGGTCATGCCCTCGATCCGGACGGACCCGGTGCGGGGGTCGACCACGGCGAGACGCTCGCCCTCGAAGGGCAGCAGCAGGGCGCCGTCGGAGGGCCGTACGGCCGTGTAGTGCGGCTTGAGCCAGGAGCCGAGGCCGCCCTCGGTGCCGTACGGCGCGACCTCGATGCGGCGCGCCGTCCAGCCGCCGGTGTCGACGACGGTGACGTCGAAGGAGTCGTGGTTGGTGGCGTAGACGTGCCGGCCGTCGCGTGACACGTCGACGTCGAAGGGACGGCGGCCGACCGGAACGGCCCGCGTCACCTTCCGCCGCTCGGTGTCGACCACCTCCAACGTGCCGTCGCCGCCGGGGACGTTCACGCCGACGTAGACCCGGCGGCCGTCCGGGGACACGGCGAGGCCCATGCCGCCGCCCCGGTACTCGCCGGTCGTCACGGGGCCCGTGTCCGTCGCGTAGGGGATCAGGGCGGTGCGCTCGCGGGTGCGGGTGTCCACCGCCGCCACCCCCTC
This region of Streptomyces ambofaciens ATCC 23877 genomic DNA includes:
- a CDS encoding YncE family protein produces the protein MKRRLAGLLAALTAVTAALTACTTGDGTEAVPPVSAPPAATGPRTPDTGTGPTRTPEGTLLVTDFGADTVTFVDPARSGAAADLGSVRVGTAPYGVALDDDGTAWVATAEGVAAVDTRTRERTALIPYATDTGPVTTGEYRGGGMGLAVSPDGRRVYVGVNVPGGDGTLEVVDTERRKVTRAVPVGRRPFDVDVSRDGRHVYATNHDSFDVTVVDTGGWTARRIEVAPYGTEGGLGSWLKPHYTAVRPSDGALLLPFEGERLAVVDPRTGSVRIEGMTADTHQHGVAVGDDGTLYAVGTGPIDPSEDDGPSLTVRGPDGAERVIPLDGPHESVVPSADGRTAYVTGGFTRDGYWDGLSVVDTGTGRVKRLPVGERPLGIAVL
- a CDS encoding VOC family protein, translated to MKHTAPEGYTSVAPWVVTDDTGALLDFVTAAFDGEELARVTVEDGTVGHGEIRVGDTVVLAFDRRPDWPVMPSLLRIYVPDADAAMAAAVAHGAQVVTDVVDSAWGDRGGRVRDPFGNIWWVVSHVEDVAADLAWQRLSQPRYAQAMRVAQETLDAALSGRERGTASAPLRPSH